The proteins below are encoded in one region of Paracoccus sp. N5:
- the purM gene encoding phosphoribosylformylglycinamidine cyclo-ligase, with the protein MTERNSGLSYAEAGVDIDAGNALVERIKPAAAATQRSGVMEGLGGFGALFDPRAAGFTDPVLVAATDGVGTKLRIGIDTGALDGLGIDLVAMCVNDLVCQGAEPLFFLDYFATGKLSVDEAARVIAGIAEGCRRSGCALIGGETAEMPGMYAKGDFDLAGFAVGAMERGTALPAGVADGDVLLGLASDGVHSNGFSLVRKVAEHAGLDWESPAPFGTGTLGQALLVPTRLYVKPVLAAIRAGGVHAAAHITGGGITENLPRVLPKGLGAEVDLDSFSLPPVFDWLAEAGAIAEAEMLKTFNSGIGMILAVAADRAEAIEALLQDQGETVHRLGHVAPGEGVRYTGRLR; encoded by the coding sequence ATGACCGAGCGCAACAGCGGCCTGTCCTATGCCGAGGCCGGAGTGGATATCGACGCGGGCAATGCGCTGGTCGAGCGGATCAAGCCCGCCGCCGCCGCCACGCAGCGCTCGGGCGTCATGGAGGGCCTGGGCGGCTTCGGCGCGCTGTTCGACCCGCGCGCGGCCGGCTTCACCGACCCGGTCCTGGTCGCGGCAACCGACGGCGTCGGCACCAAGCTGCGCATCGGCATCGACACCGGCGCGCTGGACGGGCTCGGCATCGACCTGGTGGCGATGTGCGTGAACGACCTGGTGTGCCAAGGCGCCGAGCCGCTGTTCTTCCTGGATTATTTCGCCACCGGCAAGCTTTCGGTCGACGAGGCCGCCCGCGTCATCGCCGGCATTGCCGAGGGCTGCCGGCGTTCCGGCTGCGCGCTGATCGGCGGCGAGACGGCCGAGATGCCGGGCATGTATGCCAAGGGCGATTTCGACCTCGCCGGCTTCGCGGTCGGCGCGATGGAACGCGGCACCGCGCTGCCCGCCGGGGTGGCGGATGGCGACGTGCTCCTGGGCCTCGCCTCGGACGGGGTGCATTCCAACGGCTTCTCGCTGGTGCGCAAGGTGGCCGAGCATGCGGGCCTCGACTGGGAATCGCCCGCGCCCTTCGGCACCGGCACGCTGGGCCAGGCGCTGCTGGTCCCGACCCGGCTCTATGTCAAGCCGGTGCTGGCCGCGATCCGCGCGGGCGGCGTCCATGCGGCCGCCCATATCACCGGCGGCGGCATCACCGAAAACCTGCCGCGCGTGCTGCCCAAGGGGCTGGGCGCGGAAGTGGACCTCGACAGCTTCAGCCTGCCGCCGGTCTTCGACTGGCTGGCCGAGGCCGGCGCTATCGCCGAGGCCGAGATGCTGAAGACCTTCAACTCCGGCATCGGCATGATCCTCGCGGTCGCCGCCGACCGCGCCGAAGCCATCGAGGCGCTGCTGCAGGACCAGGGCGAAACCGTCCACCGCCTCGGCCATGTCGCGCCGGGCGAGGGCGTGCGCTACACCGGCCGGCTGCGGTGA
- a CDS encoding ABC transporter ATP-binding protein, whose protein sequence is MAAPYLSATDMRGGYGKADILNGCTLTVDKGQIAVIVGPNGAGKSTAMKAVFGMLTLREGRVTLGGEDITALTPQERVRKGMGFVPQTHNIFPTMTVEENLEMGAYIREDDYRDTMAQVYELFPAVADKRRQNAGELSGGQRQQVAVGRALMTRPSLLMLDEPTAGVSPIVMDELFDRIIEVARTGISILMVEQNARQALEIADVGYVLVQGANRYTDSGSALLADPEVRRTFLGG, encoded by the coding sequence ATGGCGGCTCCCTATCTTTCCGCGACGGACATGCGCGGCGGCTATGGCAAGGCCGACATCCTGAACGGCTGCACCCTGACCGTGGACAAGGGCCAGATCGCGGTGATCGTCGGCCCGAACGGTGCCGGCAAGTCCACCGCGATGAAGGCGGTCTTCGGCATGCTGACCCTGCGCGAGGGCCGCGTGACGCTGGGCGGCGAGGATATCACCGCGCTGACCCCACAGGAGCGGGTGCGCAAGGGCATGGGCTTCGTGCCGCAGACCCACAACATCTTCCCGACCATGACGGTCGAGGAGAACCTAGAGATGGGCGCCTATATCCGCGAGGACGACTATCGCGACACCATGGCCCAGGTCTATGAGTTGTTCCCCGCCGTCGCCGACAAGCGCAGGCAGAACGCGGGCGAGCTTTCCGGCGGCCAGCGCCAGCAGGTCGCCGTCGGCCGGGCGCTGATGACGCGGCCCAGCCTCTTGATGCTGGACGAGCCCACGGCCGGCGTTTCGCCCATCGTCATGGACGAGCTTTTCGACCGCATCATCGAGGTCGCCCGCACCGGGATTTCCATCCTGATGGTGGAACAGAATGCCCGCCAGGCCCTCGAGATCGCCGACGTCGGCTATGTCCTGGTGCAGGGCGCGAACCGCTATACCGACTCGGGGTCCGCACTGCTGGCCGATCCCGAGGTTCGCCGCACCTTCCTGGGGGGCTGA
- a CDS encoding ABC transporter substrate-binding protein encodes MKKLLLASAAGALLAGAAGAEEIKMGISLGLTGPLESISPAMQKGAELAMKEVSDSGKLLDGSTVTPVVADNTCTDAAASVAAVTRLVTAEGVKGVMGGMCSGETIASVEQVGVPQGVVMISPSATSPALSTLDDKGFFFRTSPSDARQGEVMADIVLEHGIKSVAVTYTNNDYGKGLADSFAEAYKAKGGNVTVVSAHDDGKADYSAEVAALAAAGGDALVVAGYSDQGGSGVIQGALDSGAFSTFVLPDGMVNQALVDKFGTQLETSFGQNPSAEGEGHDKFAELAKAAGFDGTSAYAGESYDAAALMLLAMQAAKSSDPKVYKDKVMEVANAPGEKIYPGELAKALELLAAGTDIDYVGATSVELVEPGESAGVYREVDFKGGTLNVVKFH; translated from the coding sequence ATGAAAAAGCTTCTTCTGGCCAGCGCCGCGGGTGCCTTGCTTGCCGGTGCCGCGGGCGCCGAAGAGATCAAGATGGGCATCTCGCTGGGCCTGACCGGGCCGCTGGAATCGATCTCGCCCGCCATGCAGAAGGGCGCCGAGCTGGCGATGAAGGAAGTCAGCGACAGCGGCAAGCTGCTGGACGGCTCGACCGTGACCCCGGTGGTGGCCGACAACACCTGCACCGACGCCGCCGCCTCGGTCGCCGCCGTCACCCGCCTCGTCACCGCCGAGGGCGTCAAGGGCGTCATGGGCGGCATGTGCTCGGGCGAGACCATCGCCTCGGTCGAGCAGGTCGGCGTGCCGCAGGGCGTGGTGATGATCTCGCCCTCGGCCACCTCGCCGGCGCTGTCTACGCTGGACGACAAGGGCTTCTTCTTCCGCACCTCGCCCTCGGACGCGCGCCAGGGCGAGGTCATGGCCGACATCGTGCTGGAGCACGGCATCAAGTCGGTCGCCGTGACCTATACCAACAACGACTATGGCAAGGGCCTGGCCGACAGCTTTGCCGAGGCCTACAAGGCCAAGGGCGGCAATGTCACCGTGGTCTCGGCCCATGACGACGGCAAGGCCGACTATTCCGCCGAGGTCGCGGCGCTGGCCGCCGCCGGCGGCGATGCGCTGGTCGTGGCCGGCTATTCCGACCAGGGCGGCTCGGGCGTGATCCAGGGCGCGCTGGACAGCGGCGCCTTTTCGACCTTCGTGCTGCCCGACGGTATGGTCAACCAGGCCCTGGTCGACAAGTTCGGCACCCAGCTGGAGACTTCCTTCGGCCAGAACCCCTCGGCCGAGGGCGAAGGCCATGACAAGTTCGCCGAACTGGCCAAGGCGGCAGGCTTCGACGGCACCTCGGCCTATGCCGGCGAATCCTATGACGCGGCGGCGCTGATGCTGCTGGCGATGCAGGCGGCGAAATCCTCGGATCCCAAGGTCTACAAGGACAAGGTCATGGAGGTCGCCAACGCGCCCGGCGAAAAGATCTATCCGGGCGAACTGGCCAAGGCGCTGGAACTGCTCGCCGCCGGCACCGACATCGACTATGTCGGCGCCACCTCGGTCGAGCTGGTCGAGCCGGGCGAAAGCGCCGGGGTTTATCGCGAGGTCGATTTCAAGGGCGGCACGCTGAACGTCGTCAAGTTCCACTGA
- a CDS encoding branched-chain amino acid ABC transporter permease, with amino-acid sequence MSHTRQAEASNPWRAPLLFLVLAVLFVLEGSFRSVLFSGSWNTALGILNMGLISAIMVLGVNMQWGYAGLFNAGVVGFLALGGLAPVLVSTAPVAGAWAAGGPRVILALAVGLGTLALAALAWRRIAGPLRVVAMIAVLVLGFVLYRYLFDPAVAAIEANNSAAAGNIGGLGWPVLLSWPVGALFAAAAAWGVGKVALGLRSDYLAIATLGIGEIIVAVMRNEEWLARGVKNMSGIPRPVPYELDLQSDPGFVARAAEWGMSPGVASGIWVKLMYAGLFGAVLLALILLAELALKSPWGRMMRAIRDNETAAEAMGKHVTRRHLQIFVIGSAVIGLAGAMMVTLDGLLSPNSFNPLRYTFLIWVMVIVGGSGNNWGAVLGAVLIWFLWIKAEVWGPELMRLITLPLPEGAFRSHMLGGAPHMRFIALGLVLLLVLRFAPRGLVPEK; translated from the coding sequence ATGTCGCATACACGTCAGGCGGAAGCCTCGAATCCATGGCGGGCGCCGCTGCTGTTCCTGGTCCTGGCCGTGCTGTTCGTCCTCGAGGGCAGTTTCCGCAGCGTCCTGTTCTCGGGCAGCTGGAACACGGCGCTGGGGATCCTGAACATGGGGCTGATCTCGGCCATCATGGTCCTGGGCGTCAACATGCAATGGGGCTATGCTGGGCTGTTCAATGCCGGCGTCGTGGGGTTCCTGGCGCTTGGCGGGCTGGCGCCCGTACTGGTTTCGACCGCGCCGGTGGCCGGGGCCTGGGCCGCGGGCGGGCCGCGGGTGATCCTGGCGCTGGCCGTGGGGCTGGGCACGCTGGCGCTGGCCGCACTGGCCTGGCGGCGCATCGCCGGGCCGCTGCGGGTGGTGGCGATGATCGCGGTGCTGGTGCTGGGCTTCGTGCTGTATCGTTACCTCTTCGACCCGGCGGTCGCGGCGATCGAGGCCAACAACTCGGCCGCGGCCGGCAATATCGGCGGCTTGGGCTGGCCGGTGCTGCTGAGCTGGCCGGTCGGCGCGCTGTTCGCCGCCGCCGCGGCCTGGGGCGTCGGCAAGGTGGCCTTGGGCCTGCGCTCGGACTACCTGGCCATCGCCACGCTGGGCATCGGCGAGATCATCGTTGCCGTCATGCGCAACGAGGAATGGCTGGCGCGCGGGGTCAAGAATATGTCGGGCATCCCGCGCCCGGTGCCCTATGAGCTGGACCTGCAAAGCGATCCGGGCTTCGTCGCCCGCGCCGCCGAATGGGGGATGAGCCCCGGCGTCGCCTCGGGGATCTGGGTCAAGCTGATGTATGCCGGGCTGTTCGGCGCGGTGCTGCTGGCGCTGATCCTGCTGGCAGAGCTGGCGCTGAAATCACCCTGGGGCCGGATGATGCGGGCGATCCGCGACAATGAGACCGCGGCCGAGGCCATGGGCAAGCATGTCACCCGCCGGCATCTGCAGATCTTCGTCATCGGCTCGGCGGTGATCGGCCTGGCCGGGGCGATGATGGTGACGCTGGACGGGCTTCTGTCGCCCAACAGTTTCAACCCCTTGCGCTATACCTTCCTGATCTGGGTCATGGTGATCGTCGGCGGCTCGGGCAACAACTGGGGCGCGGTGCTGGGCGCGGTGCTGATCTGGTTCCTGTGGATCAAGGCCGAGGTCTGGGGCCCCGAGTTGATGCGGCTGATCACCCTGCCCCTGCCCGAGGGTGCGTTCCGCAGCCATATGCTGGGCGGTGCGCCGCATATGCGCTTCATCGCGCTGGGGCTGGTGCTGCTTCTGGTCTTGCGCTTTGCGCCAAGGGGACTGGTGCCGGAAAAGTAG
- a CDS encoding GlxA family transcriptional regulator has translation MPEHDPAIPPDPGPVPAAVPRPARYVFLLLDRFTLVSFSAAIEPLRLANRIAGRPLYDWRLVGEGGAFARCSNGARIMLDGGLEDGNRGDTVLVCGGLDIARATSRPVLAWLRREARRGARIGALCTGAWVLAEAGLLAGRRCTIHWENQDAFAEEFPDATLIRTVFVEDGNRLTAAGGTAAIDLMLRQIARDHGEALAGRVADQMIHTAIRSEEDHQRQSVPVRLGARHPRLAQVVARMEANIEEPLSPARLAQDAGLSPRQLERLFARYLGRSPKRHYMALRLERAQNLLLQTEMSVIEIALACGFASTAHFSKCYRAQYGKTPYRKRDG, from the coding sequence ATGCCAGAGCACGATCCAGCAATCCCCCCGGATCCGGGGCCGGTTCCGGCCGCCGTCCCCCGCCCCGCCCGCTATGTCTTCCTGCTGCTGGACCGGTTCACGCTGGTGTCCTTTTCGGCGGCGATCGAGCCGTTGCGGCTGGCGAACCGCATCGCCGGGCGCCCGCTCTACGACTGGCGGCTGGTGGGCGAGGGCGGGGCCTTCGCGCGCTGCTCGAACGGCGCCCGCATCATGCTGGACGGGGGCCTCGAGGACGGCAATCGCGGTGATACCGTGCTGGTCTGCGGCGGGCTCGACATCGCCCGCGCCACCTCGCGCCCGGTGCTGGCCTGGCTGCGGCGCGAGGCCCGGCGCGGCGCCCGCATCGGCGCGCTCTGCACCGGCGCCTGGGTGCTGGCCGAGGCCGGGCTGCTTGCCGGCCGGCGCTGCACCATCCATTGGGAGAACCAGGACGCCTTCGCCGAGGAATTCCCCGACGCCACCCTGATCCGCACCGTCTTCGTCGAGGACGGCAACCGCCTGACCGCCGCCGGCGGCACCGCGGCCATCGACCTGATGCTGCGCCAGATCGCCCGCGACCACGGCGAGGCGCTGGCCGGGCGCGTGGCCGACCAGATGATCCACACCGCGATCCGCTCCGAGGAGGACCACCAGCGCCAGTCGGTGCCGGTGCGGCTGGGCGCGCGGCATCCGCGGCTGGCGCAGGTGGTGGCGCGGATGGAGGCCAATATCGAGGAGCCGCTGAGCCCGGCGCGGCTGGCGCAGGACGCGGGCCTGTCGCCGCGCCAGCTCGAGCGGCTGTTCGCGCGCTATCTCGGCCGCTCGCCCAAGCGGCATTACATGGCGCTGCGGCTGGAGCGGGCGCAGAACCTGCTCCTGCAGACCGAGATGAGCGTGATCGAGATCGCGCTCGCCTGCGGCTTCGCCAGCACCGCGCATTTCTCGAAATGCTACCGCGCACAATATGGCAAGACGCCCTATCGCAAAAGGGATGGGTAA
- the purN gene encoding phosphoribosylglycinamide formyltransferase — MKRVAILISGGGSNMVKLVESMTGDHPARAVIVGSNDPAAAGLARAEALGVPTFAVDHRAFMGDRAGFEAALLQPLLAAQPDILCLAGFMRILTPAFVQRFQGRMLNIHPSLLPKYPGLHTHQRAIEAGDAEAGASVHLVTPELDAGPILGQARVPILPTDKAETLAARVLAQEHRLYPEVLRRFARGDTNPVQLTAA; from the coding sequence GTGAAGCGAGTCGCCATCCTGATCTCGGGCGGCGGCTCGAACATGGTCAAGCTGGTCGAGTCCATGACCGGCGACCACCCGGCCCGCGCCGTGATCGTCGGATCGAACGACCCGGCCGCGGCCGGCCTCGCCCGGGCCGAGGCGCTCGGCGTGCCGACATTCGCCGTCGATCACCGTGCCTTCATGGGCGACCGCGCCGGTTTCGAAGCCGCGCTGCTGCAACCGCTGCTCGCCGCCCAGCCCGACATCCTCTGTCTCGCCGGCTTCATGCGCATCCTGACGCCGGCATTCGTGCAGCGCTTCCAGGGCCGGATGCTGAACATCCACCCCTCGCTCCTGCCGAAATATCCCGGACTCCACACCCACCAGCGCGCCATCGAGGCCGGCGATGCCGAGGCCGGCGCCAGCGTTCACCTGGTGACGCCGGAACTCGATGCCGGCCCGATCCTCGGCCAGGCCCGCGTGCCGATCCTGCCCACCGACAAGGCCGAGACCCTCGCCGCCCGCGTGCTGGCCCAGGAGCACCGCCTCTATCCCGAGGTGCTGCGCCGCTTCGCCCGAGGTGACACGAACCCGGTCCAACTGACCGCCGCATGA
- a CDS encoding 3-deoxy-7-phosphoheptulonate synthase class II: MAQTNSSSATPAKAWDKRGWRAYPRVQMPDYPDQPALNAVEAQLAKYPPLVFAGEARRLKQSLAAVAQGRAFLLQGGDCAESFGEFSADNIRDTFKVMLQMAVVLTWGAQLPVVKVGRMAGQFAKPRSAPTEVIGGQELPSYRGDIINGFDFTPEARIPDPQRMLAAYTQAAASLNLLRAFSTGGYADMHRVQSWISDFTGGEEAARYRDIADRISDAMAFMAAAGVTSETAHDLGQVDFYTSHEALLLEYEEALARIDSTTGLPVAGSGHMLWIGDRTRQPDGAHVEFCRGVQNPIGLKCGPSTTAEDLKVLMERLNPENEAGRLTLIARFGAGKVGDHLPRLIRTVQAEGANVVWSCDPMHGNIMKSSTGYKTRAFDSILREVREFFAIHRAEGTIPGGVHFEMTGQDVTECTGGVRAVTDENLSDRYHTACDPRLNASQSLELAFLVAEELRSRRLNGGQQAKAS; the protein is encoded by the coding sequence ATGGCACAGACGAATTCCAGTTCCGCGACCCCGGCAAAGGCATGGGACAAGCGTGGCTGGCGCGCCTATCCGCGCGTCCAGATGCCCGACTATCCCGACCAGCCGGCGCTGAACGCGGTCGAGGCGCAGCTGGCGAAATACCCGCCGCTGGTCTTTGCCGGCGAGGCGCGCCGGCTCAAGCAGTCGCTGGCGGCGGTGGCGCAGGGCCGCGCCTTCCTGTTGCAGGGCGGCGACTGTGCCGAGAGCTTCGGCGAGTTCTCTGCCGACAATATCCGCGACACCTTCAAGGTCATGCTGCAGATGGCCGTGGTGCTGACTTGGGGCGCGCAGCTGCCGGTGGTCAAGGTCGGCCGCATGGCGGGCCAGTTTGCCAAGCCGCGCAGCGCGCCGACCGAGGTGATCGGCGGCCAGGAGCTGCCCAGCTATCGCGGCGACATCATCAACGGCTTCGACTTCACCCCCGAGGCGCGCATCCCCGACCCGCAGCGCATGCTGGCGGCCTATACCCAGGCGGCGGCCTCGCTGAACCTGCTGCGCGCCTTCTCGACCGGCGGCTATGCCGACATGCACCGGGTGCAAAGCTGGATCAGCGACTTCACCGGCGGCGAGGAAGCCGCGCGCTACCGCGACATCGCCGACCGCATCAGCGACGCCATGGCCTTCATGGCCGCCGCCGGCGTGACCTCGGAAACCGCGCATGACCTGGGGCAGGTGGATTTCTACACCAGCCACGAGGCCTTGCTGCTGGAATATGAAGAGGCGCTGGCCCGGATCGATTCGACGACCGGCCTGCCGGTGGCGGGCTCGGGCCATATGCTGTGGATCGGCGACCGCACCCGGCAGCCGGATGGCGCGCATGTCGAGTTCTGCCGCGGCGTGCAGAACCCGATCGGGCTGAAATGCGGCCCCTCCACCACGGCCGAGGACCTGAAGGTGCTGATGGAGCGGCTGAACCCGGAAAACGAGGCCGGCCGGCTGACGCTGATCGCCCGCTTCGGCGCCGGCAAGGTCGGCGACCACCTGCCGCGGCTGATCCGGACCGTCCAGGCCGAGGGCGCCAATGTCGTCTGGTCCTGCGACCCGATGCACGGCAACATCATGAAATCCTCGACCGGCTACAAGACCCGGGCCTTCGATTCGATCCTGCGCGAGGTGCGCGAATTCTTCGCCATCCACCGCGCCGAGGGCACCATCCCCGGCGGCGTGCATTTCGAGATGACCGGCCAGGACGTGACCGAATGCACCGGCGGCGTGCGGGCGGTGACGGACGAGAACCTGTCCGACCGCTATCACACCGCCTGCGACCCGCGGCTGAATGCCAGCCAGTCGCTGGAACTGGCCTTCCTGGTGGCCGAGGAACTGCGCAGCCGGCGCCTGAACGGCGGCCAGCAGGCCAAGGCCAGCTGA
- a CDS encoding branched-chain amino acid ABC transporter permease translates to MDILNALVAILNFVVIPAASYGAQLALGALGVTLIYGILRFSNFAHGDTMAFGTALVILVTWGLQAIGISLAPLPTALLALPIGIALCSVFVLATDRVVYRFYRRKRSDPIILVMASVGVMFIMNGLTRMTPKIGVNEVRFDDGARFLISVQEFKAWTGLNEGLALRVSQALTLVVTALACWALFRFLNRSRAGKAMRAYSDNEDLALLSGIDPERVVRLTWIIATALAVTAGTLYGLDKSFKAFNYFQILLPIFAAAIVGGLGNPLGAVAGGFIVAFSEVAVTYPWKKIAAYLGFQSDGMLQLLSTEYKFAVSFVILIVVLLFRPTGLFRGKSV, encoded by the coding sequence ATGGACATCCTGAACGCCCTGGTGGCCATCCTGAACTTCGTGGTGATCCCCGCCGCCTCATACGGCGCGCAGCTGGCGCTTGGCGCGCTGGGGGTGACGCTGATCTATGGCATCCTGCGCTTTTCCAACTTCGCCCATGGCGACACCATGGCCTTCGGCACGGCGCTGGTGATCCTGGTGACCTGGGGGCTGCAGGCCATCGGCATCAGCCTGGCGCCGCTGCCGACCGCGCTCCTGGCGCTGCCCATCGGCATCGCGCTGTGCTCGGTCTTCGTATTGGCCACCGACCGGGTGGTCTATCGGTTCTATAGGCGGAAGCGGTCGGATCCGATCATCCTGGTCATGGCCTCGGTCGGGGTCATGTTCATCATGAACGGGCTGACCCGGATGACGCCGAAGATCGGCGTGAACGAGGTCCGCTTCGACGACGGCGCGCGCTTCCTGATCTCGGTGCAGGAGTTCAAGGCCTGGACCGGGCTCAACGAGGGCCTGGCGCTGCGCGTCAGCCAGGCGCTGACGCTGGTCGTCACCGCGCTGGCCTGCTGGGCGCTGTTCCGATTCCTGAACCGCTCGCGCGCCGGCAAGGCGATGCGGGCCTATTCCGACAACGAGGATCTGGCGCTTCTGTCGGGCATCGACCCCGAGCGGGTGGTGCGGCTGACCTGGATCATCGCCACGGCGCTGGCGGTGACGGCGGGCACGCTCTACGGGCTCGACAAGAGCTTCAAGGCTTTCAACTATTTCCAGATCCTGCTGCCGATCTTTGCCGCGGCCATCGTCGGCGGTCTCGGCAACCCGCTGGGCGCGGTCGCCGGCGGCTTCATCGTCGCCTTTTCCGAGGTGGCGGTCACCTATCCCTGGAAGAAGATCGCCGCCTACCTGGGCTTCCAATCGGACGGCATGCTGCAACTGCTGTCCACCGAATACAAGTTCGCGGTCAGCTTCGTGATCCTGATCGTGGTGCTGCTGTTCCGGCCGACCGGCCTGTTCCGCGGCAAATCCGTCTGA
- a CDS encoding ABC transporter ATP-binding protein, which translates to MIQVHDLHRHFGGFRAVDGASLTIEQGSITGLIGPNGAGKSTLFNVIAGVLKPTSGRVTMAGEDITGLAPHELFHKGLLRTFQLAHEFSSMTVRENLMMVPAGQSGETLVNTWFRRGRIRDEERALRKKADEVLEFLTISHVADEKAGNLSGGQKKLLELGRTMMVDARIVFLDEVGAGVNRTLLDTIGDAIVRLNKERGYTFCVIEHDMDFIGRLCDPVIVMAAGKVLAQGSASSIMQNEAVIEAYLGTGLKNKVAAEEAVERVTGESHGAQPGLGDEAGVFDQEKP; encoded by the coding sequence ATGATCCAGGTCCATGACCTGCACCGGCATTTCGGAGGCTTCCGCGCCGTCGATGGCGCCAGCCTGACCATCGAGCAGGGCTCGATCACCGGGCTGATCGGCCCGAACGGTGCGGGGAAATCCACATTATTCAACGTGATCGCCGGGGTTCTTAAACCCACGTCCGGCCGCGTGACCATGGCGGGCGAGGACATCACCGGCCTTGCCCCGCATGAGCTGTTCCACAAGGGCCTGCTGCGCACCTTCCAGCTGGCGCATGAGTTTTCCTCGATGACGGTGCGCGAGAACCTGATGATGGTCCCCGCCGGCCAGTCGGGCGAGACGCTGGTCAACACCTGGTTCCGCCGCGGCCGCATCCGCGACGAGGAACGCGCGCTTCGCAAGAAGGCCGACGAGGTGCTTGAATTCCTGACGATTTCCCATGTCGCCGATGAAAAGGCCGGCAACCTGTCCGGCGGGCAGAAGAAGCTGCTGGAACTGGGCCGCACCATGATGGTGGACGCCAGGATCGTCTTCCTGGACGAGGTCGGCGCCGGGGTGAACCGCACGCTGCTGGACACCATCGGCGACGCCATCGTGCGGCTGAACAAGGAGCGCGGCTATACCTTTTGCGTCATCGAGCATGACATGGATTTCATCGGCCGGCTTTGCGACCCGGTGATCGTCATGGCGGCGGGCAAGGTGCTGGCGCAGGGCAGCGCCTCCAGCATCATGCAGAACGAGGCGGTGATCGAGGCCTATCTGGGCACCGGGCTCAAGAACAAGGTCGCGGCCGAGGAAGCGGTCGAGCGCGTGACCGGCGAAAGCCATGGCGCCCAGCCCGGCCTTGGCGACGAGGCCGGCGTCTTCGACCAGGAGAAACCCTGA
- a CDS encoding PAS domain-containing protein, with protein sequence MMQDQGDDIPGTEDEVSRRARGKGKLLRLADYEPVQAERILGELRGYWEGLRQGRAIPSRGDVEPRGIRRALDYAFILERIAPGAARFRLAGRHLIDLMGMEVRGMPICAFLNTSSRGRLSDVLESVFRGPQIAELVLDSPATYGRPAMSGHMLLLPLRSDLGDVTRALGCMICEGEVGESPRRFDLVSDEEFPVIPGARVLEPSPSRAGFEESPAPWKSMPQAEPAPAPDTPEERRARFRLITGVEPTPRGTRY encoded by the coding sequence ATGATGCAGGACCAGGGGGACGACATTCCGGGGACCGAGGACGAGGTGTCGCGGCGCGCGCGCGGCAAGGGCAAGCTGTTGCGCCTTGCCGATTACGAGCCGGTGCAGGCCGAGCGGATCCTTGGCGAATTGCGCGGCTATTGGGAAGGGCTGCGCCAGGGGCGCGCCATCCCCTCGCGCGGCGACGTGGAACCGCGCGGCATCCGCCGGGCGCTGGACTATGCCTTTATCCTGGAGCGCATCGCGCCGGGGGCGGCGCGCTTTCGTCTGGCCGGGCGGCACCTGATCGACCTGATGGGCATGGAGGTGCGCGGCATGCCGATCTGCGCCTTCCTGAACACCAGTTCGCGCGGGCGGCTGTCGGACGTGCTGGAAAGCGTGTTCCGCGGTCCGCAGATCGCCGAGCTTGTGCTGGATTCGCCGGCCACCTATGGCCGGCCGGCGATGTCGGGGCACATGCTGCTGCTGCCGCTGCGCTCGGACCTGGGCGACGTCACGCGCGCGCTTGGCTGCATGATCTGCGAGGGCGAGGTCGGCGAAAGCCCGCGCCGCTTCGACCTGGTCTCGGACGAGGAATTCCCGGTCATCCCCGGCGCCAGGGTGCTGGAGCCGTCGCCCTCGCGCGCCGGGTTCGAGGAGTCGCCGGCCCCCTGGAAATCCATGCCCCAGGCCGAGCCGGCACCCGCGCCCGACACGCCCGAGGAACGCCGCGCCCGCTTTCGCCTGATTACCGGCGTCGAGCCCACGCCGCGCGGCACCCGCTACTGA